In Streptomyces sp. 840.1, one DNA window encodes the following:
- a CDS encoding ABC transporter permease — protein sequence MLILANVRERRSGFLGAFLAVLVGVALVTTTLIIYDSARPTVQPRYAGAAAMALPEQALDRDGSPEDRIPWSPSEAAPLRDRFDAVPGVATAVLDRSFYAQAIRNGRPVTDEGALESGHGWDSALMAPYRLVAGKAPEGRGDVVVDRALGVPVGSRLTVNITQGRRQFTVTGTVDGPGYYFSEAFAAAQQPGVRAIGLVPEKGASASAISSAARKVLDGKGTIAAGDSRSELQPEYIEHKRFLGVQLISAMAALGLFTTVFVVASMLVLSTGMRRREIGLLRTIGASPAQIRRMILGEAAVVGLLGSIAGCLAGVAGAPLLRNILDGLGVVPPGMRVTVAAWPMPAAAAVGIGVSVIGAWSAGRKATRVAPIEALLDSRSANTAMGRGRWITGSAVLGLGVVLAIATATTGADNRIGTALFATMTLVVAAALLSPVLVGPAGRLLTAPFRSRGTAAPVLIRSELTANARRAAALVAPVIAAVGFAVLLSGAVETMRFAYPAGAALEVAGQTIVTPDGTPGNTDEVVAANPVGKAALPTRAFVGKADSPVVMDVLGSRDAKWDEPGQAVVGTRTAKDLNLKEGRRVPVRFDDGATVTLRVSAVLPDDPARGDFVVARGLVRAHDPAALTDDVFVPAGVKATDAVPGTATHDALEYALADYDTDAELTDSLATMLIVISVGYSVIAVANSMAMAAHGRRRDYEVMKAAGGTVRQLVLLAAGETALLVVIGAALGVLVTLPPLAAMASGLSQATSTDVSLHLNAPVIVAAVLGTLLAAVAAGVLVTSRTLRKQNT from the coding sequence ATGCTCATTCTCGCGAACGTACGCGAACGCCGGTCCGGATTCCTCGGCGCGTTTCTCGCCGTCCTGGTCGGTGTCGCCCTGGTCACCACCACCCTGATCATCTACGACTCCGCCCGCCCCACCGTCCAGCCCCGCTACGCCGGCGCCGCCGCCATGGCCCTCCCGGAGCAGGCCCTCGACCGGGACGGCAGCCCCGAGGACCGCATCCCGTGGAGCCCGTCCGAGGCGGCACCGCTCAGGGACCGGTTCGACGCGGTGCCCGGAGTGGCCACCGCTGTCCTGGACCGTTCCTTCTACGCCCAGGCCATCCGGAACGGCAGGCCCGTCACCGACGAGGGCGCCCTGGAGTCCGGCCACGGCTGGGACAGCGCCCTGATGGCCCCCTACCGGCTGGTTGCCGGAAAGGCTCCGGAAGGCAGGGGCGACGTCGTGGTGGACCGCGCCCTGGGCGTACCGGTCGGCAGCCGGCTGACCGTCAACATCACCCAGGGCCGGCGGCAGTTCACCGTCACCGGCACGGTCGACGGTCCCGGCTACTACTTCAGCGAGGCGTTCGCCGCCGCTCAGCAGCCCGGCGTGCGCGCCATCGGCCTGGTTCCGGAGAAGGGCGCCTCCGCCTCCGCCATCTCCTCGGCCGCACGGAAGGTCCTCGACGGCAAGGGCACGATCGCCGCCGGAGACTCCCGCTCCGAGCTCCAGCCGGAGTACATCGAGCACAAGCGCTTCCTCGGCGTGCAGCTGATCAGCGCCATGGCCGCCCTCGGCCTCTTCACCACCGTCTTCGTCGTCGCCTCGATGCTGGTCCTCTCCACCGGGATGCGCCGCCGCGAGATCGGCCTGCTGCGCACCATCGGCGCCTCCCCCGCCCAGATCCGCCGCATGATCCTCGGTGAGGCCGCCGTCGTCGGCCTCCTCGGCTCGATCGCCGGCTGTCTGGCAGGCGTGGCCGGCGCACCGCTGCTGCGCAACATCCTCGACGGCCTGGGCGTCGTCCCGCCGGGCATGCGGGTGACCGTGGCCGCCTGGCCGATGCCGGCCGCGGCCGCGGTCGGCATCGGGGTCAGCGTGATCGGCGCCTGGTCGGCAGGGCGCAAGGCCACCCGGGTCGCTCCGATCGAGGCGCTACTGGACAGCCGCTCGGCCAACACGGCCATGGGACGCGGCCGCTGGATCACCGGTTCGGCCGTACTGGGCCTCGGCGTGGTCCTCGCGATCGCCACCGCCACCACCGGTGCGGACAACCGGATCGGGACGGCGCTCTTCGCCACCATGACCCTCGTCGTGGCCGCCGCTCTCCTCTCCCCGGTCCTGGTGGGCCCGGCCGGCCGGCTGCTGACCGCCCCCTTCCGCAGTCGCGGCACGGCCGCCCCGGTCCTGATCCGCTCCGAGCTCACCGCCAATGCCCGCCGGGCGGCCGCCCTGGTCGCCCCCGTCATCGCCGCGGTCGGCTTCGCGGTCCTGCTCAGCGGGGCGGTCGAGACGATGCGCTTCGCCTACCCGGCGGGTGCGGCCCTCGAAGTCGCCGGCCAGACGATCGTCACCCCGGACGGCACCCCCGGGAACACCGACGAGGTCGTCGCCGCCAACCCGGTCGGCAAGGCCGCCCTGCCCACCCGTGCCTTCGTCGGCAAGGCCGACAGCCCCGTCGTCATGGACGTCCTGGGCAGCCGGGACGCCAAGTGGGACGAGCCGGGCCAGGCCGTCGTCGGCACCCGCACCGCCAAGGACCTGAACCTCAAGGAGGGCCGGCGGGTCCCGGTCCGGTTCGACGACGGCGCCACCGTCACCCTGAGGGTCAGCGCGGTGCTGCCCGACGACCCGGCCCGCGGCGACTTCGTCGTCGCCCGCGGCCTGGTCCGCGCCCACGACCCGGCCGCCCTGACCGACGACGTCTTCGTCCCGGCCGGCGTCAAGGCCACCGACGCCGTACCCGGCACCGCCACCCATGACGCCCTGGAGTACGCACTGGCCGACTACGACACCGACGCCGAGCTCACCGACAGCCTGGCCACCATGCTCATCGTGATCTCGGTCGGCTACAGCGTGATCGCGGTCGCCAACAGCATGGCGATGGCGGCCCACGGCCGCCGCCGCGACTACGAAGTCATGAAGGCCGCCGGCGGCACGGTCCGCCAGCTCGTTCTCCTGGCCGCGGGCGAGACCGCGCTCCTGGTCGTCATCGGCGCCGCCCTGGGCGTCCTGGTCACACTGCCCCCGCTGGCCGCGATGGCCTCCGGCCTGTCCCAGGCCACCTCCACCGATGTGAGCCTGCACCTGAACGCCCCCGTGATCGTCGCCGCCGTCCTCGGCACCCTCCTGGCAGCCGTCGCCGCCGGGGTACTGGTCACCTCCAGGACACTCCGCAAGCAGAACACCTAG
- a CDS encoding ABC transporter ATP-binding protein codes for MTATRNTPVQAAVELRGLRKVHGSGDHAVTALDGVTLGFPSGTFTAIMGPSGSGKSTLLQCAAGLEQPSEGQIILAGSDIGRMNEARRTELRRDHIGFVFQAFNLVESLTAAQNVELPSRFAGRRANRRQVDAALASVGLAERAGHRPSQLSGGQQQRVALARALVTRPDVLFADEPTGALDTVTSQEVLRMMRMLVDREGQTTLMVTHDPVAAAFADVVVFLKDGRIADRIALDRDAGTNNAEAVAARMARMEA; via the coding sequence ATGACGGCAACGAGGAACACCCCAGTTCAGGCCGCGGTCGAACTGCGCGGCCTGCGCAAGGTACACGGCAGTGGCGATCACGCGGTGACAGCCCTGGACGGGGTCACCCTCGGATTCCCGAGCGGCACGTTCACCGCGATCATGGGCCCGTCCGGTTCGGGCAAGTCGACGCTGCTGCAGTGCGCGGCGGGCCTGGAGCAGCCCAGCGAGGGGCAGATCATCCTCGCCGGTTCGGACATCGGCCGTATGAACGAGGCGCGGCGCACCGAACTGCGCCGCGATCACATCGGTTTCGTCTTCCAGGCCTTCAACCTGGTGGAGTCGCTGACCGCGGCCCAGAACGTGGAGCTCCCCTCCCGCTTCGCCGGCCGCAGGGCCAACCGGCGGCAGGTCGACGCCGCGCTGGCCTCCGTGGGCCTGGCCGAGCGCGCCGGGCACCGGCCCAGTCAGCTCTCCGGCGGCCAGCAGCAGCGCGTCGCGCTGGCCCGCGCCCTGGTCACCCGCCCCGACGTCCTCTTCGCCGACGAGCCCACCGGCGCTCTGGACACGGTCACCTCGCAGGAAGTGCTGCGCATGATGCGGATGCTGGTCGACCGGGAGGGACAGACCACGCTGATGGTCACCCACGACCCGGTGGCCGCCGCGTTCGCCGACGTCGTCGTGTTCCTGAAGGACGGCCGGATCGCGGACCGGATCGCACTGGACCGTGATGCCGGCACCAACAACGCCGAGGCCGTCGCCGCCCGCATGGCCCGGATGGAGGCGTGA
- a CDS encoding sensor histidine kinase: MRPTTAWQAMAQRPVSFLTSSWPWRSLAYLAGGVVVGAAATVALVAGLATGLVLLVVLLGIAPLVGLVLGSTVVASVERRRLRLVDLDPVPNPHRAPPAPGFRAWVATRLKEQATWRELMFTLISAAALWWLDLLVLGFSFGVPAITVSSLDGDTWPWAVFGATVLLASPYTLTSWAGARAAMTRTFLAPRDQELGEELREVRATQSRLLDSFDAERIRIERDLHDGAQQRLVSLGMTIAMLRLDTPQDSPQSELLTQAETQLSSANQELRALIRGLNPPVLADHGLVAAIEDYAGRFPIPVTVDLRLPQRLPRKIETTMYFLLNEALTNIAKHSGASTAAVRGRYHSDLLILDITDDGRGGVDTEAGSGVTGLADRVTALEGRMRVSSPAGGPTLLHVEVPCRFA, encoded by the coding sequence ATGCGTCCCACAACGGCCTGGCAGGCGATGGCCCAACGCCCGGTGAGTTTCCTGACGTCCAGCTGGCCGTGGCGTTCCCTGGCCTACCTGGCCGGCGGGGTGGTGGTCGGTGCGGCAGCGACCGTGGCCCTCGTCGCCGGCCTGGCGACGGGGCTCGTGCTCCTGGTCGTCCTGCTCGGCATCGCACCCCTGGTGGGCCTGGTCCTGGGTTCCACGGTGGTGGCGTCGGTGGAGCGACGGCGGCTGCGGCTGGTCGACCTGGACCCCGTCCCCAACCCGCACCGCGCCCCACCGGCTCCCGGCTTCAGGGCCTGGGTGGCGACCCGCCTCAAGGAACAGGCCACCTGGCGTGAGCTGATGTTCACCCTGATCTCGGCCGCCGCACTGTGGTGGCTGGACCTGCTGGTCCTCGGCTTCTCCTTCGGGGTACCCGCGATCACGGTCTCCTCGCTGGACGGCGACACGTGGCCCTGGGCCGTCTTCGGCGCCACCGTGCTGCTGGCCTCCCCCTACACACTCACCTCCTGGGCGGGCGCACGGGCCGCGATGACCCGCACCTTCCTCGCCCCGCGCGACCAGGAACTCGGCGAGGAACTGCGCGAGGTGCGCGCCACCCAGTCCCGCCTCCTGGACTCCTTCGACGCCGAACGGATCCGTATCGAGCGCGACCTGCACGATGGTGCCCAACAGCGCCTCGTCTCCCTGGGCATGACCATCGCGATGCTCCGCCTCGACACCCCGCAGGACTCTCCGCAGTCCGAGCTGCTGACGCAGGCCGAGACGCAACTGAGCTCTGCGAACCAGGAGTTGCGCGCCCTGATCCGAGGCCTGAACCCGCCCGTCCTGGCCGACCACGGGCTCGTCGCGGCGATCGAGGACTACGCGGGCCGGTTCCCGATCCCGGTCACCGTCGACCTGCGGCTGCCCCAGCGGCTGCCGAGGAAGATCGAGACCACCATGTACTTCCTCCTCAACGAGGCGCTCACGAATATCGCGAAACACAGCGGTGCCAGCACCGCTGCCGTACGCGGCCGTTATCATTCCGATCTGCTGATCCTGGACATCACGGACGACGGCCGCGGCGGCGTGGACACGGAGGCGGGCAGCGGGGTGACCGGGCTGGCCGACCGGGTCACGGCGCTCGAAGGCCGGATGCGGGTGTCGAGCCCGGCCGGCGGTCCCACCCTGCTGCACGTGGAGGTACCTTGTCGCTTCGCCTGA
- a CDS encoding response regulator transcription factor, giving the protein MSLRLIVAEDAVLLREGLVGLLQRVGHEVVAAVGDADALVAAVRADRPDLIVTDVRMPPTMSDDGLKAAVRLRQEFPGLPVLVLSQYVERSYALGLLDSGGGAGVGYLLKERVAAVADFTAAIDRIAVGGTVVDPEVIQQLVRLRQDPLERLSPREREVLALIAQGRSNATLAAELFISEAAVNKHVGNIFAKLDLPVGAEGNRRVLAALAYLRA; this is encoded by the coding sequence TTGTCGCTTCGCCTGATTGTGGCCGAAGACGCCGTCCTGCTGCGTGAAGGCCTCGTCGGCCTGCTGCAACGGGTCGGACACGAGGTGGTGGCCGCGGTGGGTGACGCCGACGCGCTGGTCGCGGCCGTCCGCGCCGACCGCCCTGACCTGATCGTCACCGACGTACGGATGCCGCCGACGATGAGCGACGACGGCCTCAAGGCGGCCGTGCGGCTCCGGCAGGAGTTCCCCGGGCTGCCCGTACTCGTGCTCAGCCAGTACGTGGAACGCTCCTACGCGCTCGGTCTGCTGGACTCCGGCGGCGGGGCGGGCGTGGGCTATCTGCTCAAGGAGCGGGTGGCGGCGGTCGCCGACTTCACCGCTGCGATCGACCGCATCGCCGTCGGCGGGACCGTCGTCGACCCCGAGGTGATCCAGCAGCTCGTACGGCTGCGCCAGGACCCCCTGGAACGGCTCAGTCCCCGAGAGCGCGAGGTCCTCGCGCTGATCGCGCAGGGGCGCTCCAACGCCACCCTCGCGGCCGAACTGTTCATCAGCGAGGCCGCCGTGAACAAGCATGTGGGCAACATCTTCGCCAAGCTCGACCTGCCCGTCGGAGCCGAGGGGAACCGGCGCGTGCTGGCCGCCCTCGCCTACCTCCGGGCGTGA
- a CDS encoding colicin immunity domain-containing protein, translating to MSAPRRDGDRDGDRDRGTDGHGYGVADPDLVPGSWSFDEAWLSDGPKPVVPVPAASHVDGALVRRVTEGCRAGGADGVLVLTNGPGASGRTWRPVVPGAGAPALDGIGCPALLAASDRQGAVLFSRPGYALVAGTPKFLAGAVPEGVDGGRARFARYARSVAHRWPELQAVARSLPPRHRAWGRAGDVPAGTGTARQLQLMRGFAIGSVDAADFARGWPAARRTSDANGERLREPLLTAFDQVFSLLEDYSIDPALKEPDDLSDQELRDAVREIAERVEAC from the coding sequence ATGAGTGCCCCGCGCAGAGACGGAGACAGAGACGGAGACAGAGACAGAGGCACGGACGGGCACGGGTACGGGGTCGCAGATCCGGATCTCGTCCCCGGCAGCTGGAGTTTCGACGAGGCCTGGCTGTCCGACGGCCCGAAACCCGTCGTGCCGGTCCCCGCCGCCTCGCACGTGGACGGTGCTCTCGTCCGGCGCGTCACCGAGGGCTGCCGGGCGGGAGGCGCGGACGGTGTGCTGGTGCTGACGAACGGACCGGGCGCCTCCGGCCGCACCTGGCGACCGGTCGTGCCGGGCGCCGGAGCGCCGGCCCTGGACGGAATCGGGTGCCCCGCGCTGCTCGCCGCCTCCGACCGGCAGGGCGCGGTCCTGTTCTCCCGCCCCGGCTACGCGCTGGTGGCGGGCACGCCCAAGTTCCTGGCGGGCGCCGTCCCGGAGGGGGTGGACGGAGGCCGGGCCCGCTTCGCCCGCTACGCACGGTCCGTGGCCCACCGGTGGCCCGAACTGCAGGCGGTCGCTCGGTCCCTGCCTCCCCGGCACCGCGCGTGGGGCCGCGCGGGGGACGTTCCCGCCGGGACGGGCACGGCCCGGCAACTGCAGCTGATGCGCGGCTTCGCCATCGGGTCCGTCGACGCGGCGGACTTCGCCCGTGGCTGGCCGGCGGCCCGCCGCACGTCCGACGCCAACGGCGAACGGCTCCGCGAGCCGCTGCTGACGGCCTTCGACCAGGTCTTCTCGCTCCTGGAGGACTACTCCATCGACCCCGCCCTCAAGGAACCGGACGATCTGTCGGACCAGGAACTCCGCGACGCGGTACGGGAGATCGCGGAGCGCGTCGAGGCGTGCTGA
- a CDS encoding serine/threonine-protein kinase, which yields MRYGADGASLPEHIGGYAVERELGAGGMGTVYLARSRGGRAVAVKVARPELASDPHFRERFRAEVAAARSVGGFHTAPVVDADPSADAPWLATAYVPGPTLAALLDAEGPMGEARLRQLGAALAEALEAIHRCGLVHRDLKPGNIIMASDGPRVLDFGIAKALESPRLTATGMAFGTPGFLSPEQAQGQEVGPAADVFALGAVLVAAAGGSAFGAGTPMGMMYRSVHEQPDLTAVPDGLRPVVALCLAKVPEQRPSLGHLLDLIAPATAGHFPAAAIPPPPSHAPHVPAPVYQAPAGYLPGREVPPDGEIAFVAVAPDCAILIDGMGVTLEFRYRSLQFTWDEIRTVEYAPEGTKHLRVVVHLHDGTAHPCLLAARRRSRLREWLQDLPMILACFA from the coding sequence ATGAGGTACGGGGCAGACGGCGCGAGCCTGCCGGAGCATATCGGCGGGTACGCAGTGGAGCGGGAGCTGGGCGCCGGCGGGATGGGCACCGTGTACCTGGCCCGCTCGCGCGGCGGCCGTGCGGTGGCGGTGAAGGTGGCGCGCCCGGAGCTCGCGTCCGACCCGCACTTCCGGGAGCGGTTCCGCGCCGAGGTCGCGGCCGCGCGCAGCGTGGGCGGTTTCCACACGGCCCCCGTGGTGGACGCGGACCCGTCGGCGGACGCGCCCTGGCTGGCCACGGCCTACGTACCGGGGCCGACGCTCGCCGCGCTGCTCGATGCGGAGGGGCCGATGGGCGAGGCCCGGCTGCGGCAGCTCGGGGCGGCGCTCGCCGAGGCGCTGGAGGCGATCCACCGCTGCGGCCTGGTGCACCGTGACCTGAAACCCGGGAACATCATCATGGCCTCGGACGGGCCCAGGGTCCTCGACTTCGGCATCGCGAAGGCGCTGGAGTCGCCGCGTCTGACGGCCACCGGCATGGCCTTCGGCACCCCGGGGTTCCTGTCGCCCGAGCAGGCGCAGGGCCAGGAAGTGGGCCCCGCAGCCGATGTGTTCGCGCTGGGCGCCGTGCTCGTGGCGGCTGCGGGCGGCAGCGCGTTCGGGGCGGGTACGCCGATGGGCATGATGTACCGGTCGGTGCACGAGCAGCCGGACCTGACCGCCGTACCGGACGGGCTGCGCCCGGTCGTGGCGTTGTGCCTGGCGAAGGTCCCGGAGCAACGGCCGTCGCTGGGGCACCTGCTGGACCTGATCGCACCGGCCACCGCCGGGCACTTCCCCGCGGCGGCCATTCCTCCGCCGCCGTCCCATGCGCCGCACGTCCCTGCCCCGGTGTATCAGGCTCCGGCGGGATACCTCCCGGGGCGCGAGGTGCCGCCGGACGGCGAAATCGCCTTCGTGGCGGTCGCGCCGGACTGCGCGATCCTGATCGACGGCATGGGTGTCACGCTCGAATTCCGTTACAGGTCACTGCAGTTCACCTGGGATGAGATCAGGACCGTCGAGTACGCGCCCGAGGGCACCAAGCACCTCAGGGTCGTCGTCCACCTCCATGACGGCACGGCCCACCCGTGCCTGCTCGCCGCCCGCAGACGGAGCCGTCTCAGGGAGTGGCTCCAGGACCTCCCGATGATCCTGGCCTGCTTCGCCTGA
- a CDS encoding DUF4259 domain-containing protein produces MGTWGAGNFDSDTAADHLSSLVARLVAEVTEAMAGDPVELEPDEYWGVTVPCNLELLLVLDRQGWVGVTLPPPEVIRAWRDTFLAVWERTIDGLEPKPAYKEARRAVLNDTFEQLAEASAATAAG; encoded by the coding sequence GTGGGCACGTGGGGCGCGGGCAACTTCGACAGCGACACGGCGGCGGACCATCTCTCGTCGCTGGTGGCACGGTTGGTCGCCGAGGTGACCGAGGCGATGGCCGGCGATCCGGTGGAACTCGAACCGGATGAGTACTGGGGCGTGACCGTCCCCTGCAACCTGGAGCTGCTGCTCGTACTGGACCGCCAGGGCTGGGTGGGTGTGACCCTCCCGCCTCCCGAGGTGATCCGGGCCTGGCGGGATACGTTCCTGGCGGTGTGGGAGCGGACGATCGACGGCCTGGAGCCGAAACCCGCGTACAAGGAAGCGCGCAGGGCGGTACTCAACGACACGTTCGAGCAGTTGGCCGAGGCGTCTGCGGCGACAGCGGCGGGGTGA
- a CDS encoding SDR family NAD(P)-dependent oxidoreductase, translating to MTHFSGKTVLVTGAGSGLGRAIALAFAAEGASVVAAGRTADSLDGTVRLIEAAGGTAAAVTADVTDSDRLRDLVSESVARFGGLDIAVNNAGTLRGAGPVGEVSEEDWDAVLRTNVTGVWLAMKHEIAHMKENGGGVVVNISSNLGAHLRIPNLAPYITSKAAVSALTRAAALDHIHQGIRINAVSPGASAAPMSLRPGETEADRVERMKSENPLGRLAEAEEVAAAVLYLSSPLAGAVVGTDLVVDSGSSA from the coding sequence ATGACCCACTTCTCCGGCAAGACTGTGCTCGTCACCGGCGCGGGGTCCGGCCTCGGCCGGGCGATCGCGCTCGCCTTCGCCGCCGAGGGCGCGTCCGTGGTCGCTGCGGGCCGCACCGCGGACTCGCTGGACGGGACGGTCCGGCTCATCGAGGCGGCCGGCGGCACGGCTGCCGCCGTCACGGCCGACGTCACCGACTCCGACCGGCTCCGGGACCTCGTGAGCGAGAGCGTCGCCCGTTTCGGCGGGCTCGACATCGCGGTCAACAACGCCGGGACACTCCGTGGCGCCGGCCCCGTCGGCGAGGTGAGCGAGGAGGACTGGGACGCGGTGCTGCGGACCAACGTCACGGGCGTCTGGCTGGCGATGAAGCACGAGATCGCGCACATGAAGGAGAACGGCGGTGGGGTCGTCGTCAACATCTCCTCCAACCTCGGCGCGCACCTGCGCATCCCGAACCTCGCCCCGTACATCACTTCGAAGGCCGCGGTCTCGGCGCTGACCCGGGCCGCCGCTCTCGACCACATCCACCAGGGCATCCGCATCAACGCGGTCAGTCCGGGAGCCTCCGCCGCCCCCATGTCACTGCGGCCGGGCGAGACCGAGGCCGACCGGGTCGAGCGGATGAAGTCGGAGAACCCGCTCGGGCGGCTCGCGGAGGCCGAGGAAGTGGCGGCCGCCGTGCTCTACCTCTCCTCGCCGTTGGCCGGCGCTGTGGTCGGCACCGATCTGGTCGTCGACAGCGGGTCGTCGGCCTGA
- a CDS encoding TetR/AcrR family transcriptional regulator yields the protein MARTKEFDPEAALQSALELFWRRGYEATSVADLVEHLGIGRASIYATFGNKHELYLKALDRYAEARDPLLLAELSEPGPALPAVRAVVRRFTAEATSPEDGSNGCLITNTAAELAPHDPAATRRVEISWEHFETLLQSSLARARAQGELPEDRDPRALARMLLVLLQGVRVVGKTSGDPARVRDAAEQALTLLD from the coding sequence GTGGCCAGAACCAAGGAATTCGATCCGGAGGCCGCGCTGCAGTCGGCGCTCGAGCTGTTCTGGCGGCGCGGATACGAGGCGACGTCGGTCGCCGACCTCGTCGAGCACCTCGGCATCGGCCGCGCCAGCATCTACGCCACCTTCGGCAACAAGCACGAGCTGTACCTGAAGGCCCTGGACCGGTACGCCGAGGCGCGCGATCCGCTCCTGCTGGCCGAGCTGTCCGAGCCGGGCCCGGCTCTGCCCGCCGTACGGGCGGTGGTACGCCGCTTCACCGCGGAGGCCACCTCCCCCGAGGACGGGTCGAACGGCTGCCTCATTACCAATACGGCGGCCGAACTCGCCCCGCACGACCCTGCGGCGACCCGCCGGGTCGAGATCAGCTGGGAGCACTTCGAGACACTGCTGCAGTCCTCCCTCGCACGGGCGCGAGCCCAGGGCGAGCTGCCCGAGGACCGCGATCCGCGCGCACTGGCCCGCATGCTGCTCGTGCTGCTGCAGGGCGTGCGGGTCGTCGGCAAGACCTCCGGCGATCCCGCCCGGGTGCGGGACGCGGCCGAACAGGCACTGACCCTGCTGGACTGA
- a CDS encoding virginiamycin B lyase, protein MNSTTIDQFAVPGSGPYALTTGPDGALWFTLTGSGGIGRLVPGERPRVHQLDPESGPTIITCGPDDALWFTEYRSHRIGRITTDGALSHVVPPTPECGPFGIATGPDGALWFTETATDRIGRIGPDGDVDEFALPGSGAFPSALTAGPDDGMWFTLNQANAVGRVGMDGSVAVRPLPPPFGAPVGITAGPDGALWFVAIASGHIGRITTGGEVTAFALPDPAARPHAITAGGDGALWFTEWGGNRIGSLTPDGRIEAHDLPVPASEPHGITLGPDGALWAALETGALARIVSGRRPGR, encoded by the coding sequence ATGAACTCCACGACCATCGACCAGTTCGCCGTCCCCGGCAGTGGCCCGTACGCCCTCACCACCGGCCCCGACGGCGCCCTGTGGTTCACCCTGACCGGCAGCGGCGGCATCGGCCGGCTGGTGCCCGGGGAACGTCCGAGGGTCCATCAGCTCGACCCGGAATCCGGTCCGACGATCATCACCTGCGGCCCGGACGACGCGCTGTGGTTCACCGAGTACCGGTCCCACCGCATCGGCCGCATCACCACCGACGGCGCCCTCAGCCACGTGGTGCCGCCGACGCCCGAATGCGGGCCGTTCGGCATCGCCACCGGGCCGGACGGCGCGCTGTGGTTCACCGAGACCGCCACCGACCGGATCGGCCGGATCGGCCCCGACGGCGACGTCGACGAGTTCGCGCTTCCCGGAAGCGGGGCGTTCCCGTCCGCCCTCACCGCAGGGCCGGACGACGGAATGTGGTTCACCCTCAACCAGGCCAACGCCGTCGGACGCGTCGGCATGGACGGATCGGTCGCCGTGCGCCCCTTGCCGCCGCCCTTCGGCGCACCGGTCGGGATCACCGCGGGGCCGGACGGCGCGCTGTGGTTCGTCGCCATCGCCTCGGGGCACATCGGCCGGATCACCACCGGCGGCGAGGTCACCGCCTTCGCGCTGCCCGATCCGGCCGCGCGGCCGCACGCCATCACCGCCGGCGGCGACGGCGCCCTGTGGTTCACCGAGTGGGGCGGCAACCGCATCGGCTCCCTGACCCCCGACGGCCGGATCGAGGCCCACGATCTGCCCGTCCCGGCCTCCGAGCCGCACGGCATCACGCTCGGCCCGGACGGCGCGCTCTGGGCCGCCCTGGAGACCGGCGCCCTCGCCCGTATCGTGTCCGGCCGCCGGCCGGGCCGGTAG
- a CDS encoding TetR/AcrR family transcriptional regulator: MVDGSGLGRPRSESARTAVLHAVDDLLVEVGYAAMTMKGIAEQAGVGRQTVYRWWSNKAEVLYEASAIDARKELSVPGTDDPREDLKAYLDALVTFLSRSHAGAAYRALMGEAQHDANVAALLTSRDILGESAAEVVEAARKSSGTALSLEQATALLIGPPFFHILSGRDAAGIDTEQLTEQFLRTLGHPGQ, encoded by the coding sequence ATGGTGGATGGAAGCGGCCTGGGACGGCCTCGCAGCGAAAGCGCACGCACCGCCGTGCTGCACGCCGTCGACGACCTCCTGGTCGAGGTCGGGTACGCGGCCATGACCATGAAGGGCATCGCCGAGCAGGCGGGCGTGGGCCGTCAGACCGTGTACCGGTGGTGGTCGAACAAGGCGGAGGTCCTCTACGAGGCCAGCGCCATCGACGCCCGCAAGGAGCTGTCCGTCCCCGGGACCGACGACCCCCGCGAGGACCTCAAGGCGTACCTCGACGCCCTGGTCACCTTCTTGTCCCGCTCGCACGCGGGCGCGGCCTACCGCGCCCTCATGGGGGAGGCCCAGCACGATGCGAACGTCGCCGCCCTGCTCACCTCACGCGACATCCTCGGAGAGAGCGCCGCAGAGGTCGTGGAGGCGGCGCGGAAGTCGAGCGGCACCGCGCTCTCGCTGGAACAGGCGACCGCGCTCCTGATCGGCCCGCCCTTCTTCCACATCCTGTCCGGACGCGACGCGGCCGGCATCGACACCGAGCAGCTGACGGAGCAGTTCCTGCGCACCCTGGGGCATCCGGGGCAGTGA